Proteins encoded by one window of Hemiscyllium ocellatum isolate sHemOce1 chromosome 50, sHemOce1.pat.X.cur, whole genome shotgun sequence:
- the LOC132805591 gene encoding immunoglobulin lambda-1 light chain-like codes for MTLHLLWTLLIHVIGTLADPVLNQSPVSDPVSAGQTVQLKCAMQNDDVDSYDVDWYRQSPGEASVWVITQDTDDDISRGTGFTNRFQPSRDTSSNNFILTIENLVSSDSAIYYCAVWHSSAWIFGGGTALAVRSSDDQKPSVLLLPPSPEQIDTGSATLSCLVSRFKPGFVQVLWSVDGKETGSGVTTSPVSRDNDQSYSLSSYLTVPATDWKKGSRYSCSVRHGSLNSPLLNTISSSDC; via the exons ATGACGCTGCATCTGCTGTGGACTCTACTGATCCATGTAATAG GTACCTTGGCTGATCCTGTCCTCAATCAGAGTCCAGTGTCCGACCCAGTCTCTGCCGGTCAGACGGTCCAGTTGAAGTGTGCAATGCAGAATGACGATGTGGACAGCTACGATGTGGACTGGTATCGACAGAGTCCCGGAGAAGCGTCAGTGTGGGTGATCACACAAGATACAGATGATGATATATCCAGGGGCACTGGCTTCACGAACCGATTCCAACCTTCTCGAGACACCTCCAGTAACAATTTCATCCTAACCATTGAAAACCTGGTCTCCAGTGACTCTGCCATCTATTATTGTGCTGTGTGGCATAGCTCAGCATGGATCTTCGGAGGTGGGACTGCCCTGGCTGTTCGGA GTAGTGATGATCAGAAACCATCTGTTCTTCTGCTCCCACCTTCACCAGAACAAATAGACACGGGATCAGCCACCCTGTCCTGTCTGGTGAGTCGATTTAAGCCAGGCTTTGTGCAGGTCCTCTGGAGTGTAGATGGGAAGGAGACTGGCAGTGGGGTGACCACGAGCCCTGTGTCCCGGGACAACGATCAAAGCTACAGTCTGAGCAGTTACCTGACAGTTCCGGCCACTGACTGGAAGAAAGGCTCCAGATATTCCTGCAGTGTGAGGCACGGTTCACTGAACTCGCCTCTCCTCAACACCATCAGCTCCAGTGACTGTTAG